CCCATACTTCCTTGGTGCCTTCGTAGGCCGCTTGGCTGGGGCTGGAGCCCATTTTCAGGTGACGGTCAATGTTCTCCAAAACCACGATTGCATTGTCGACCACCATCCCGACGGCGAAACTGAGCCCGGCGAGCGAGATCACGTTTAGGTTTCGATCGGCGAACCACATGATCACGAACGTGCCGATGACGGAGATCGGGATCGATACCGCGACGATCAACGTGGACCGCACACTACGCAGGAACAGCAGCAATACCAGCACGGCCAACCCGCCGCCGATCATCAGGTTTTCTTTGACCAGATTGATCGCACTGTAGATGTAGTGCGAATCATCAAACGCCATCCGCAAACGCAAACCGTAGCGGTCGTTTTTGAAGCTTCGCAGCACGCCGCCGGGGGCGTTCATCTGGTCGACGACGACTTTGACCTGCTCGATTATGTCGAGCACGTTGCTGCCGGTTTTGCGTTTGACGAAAATCGTCATCGACGTTTGACCTTTGCACTGGTCAAAGTGAGTCGTCTTTTCCAGGGCGAGTTCGACATCGGCAATGTCAGCGACACGCACGGGGCTGCCCATGTCGTCGTATTTGATGATCGTGTTGCGGAGGGGTTCCAAGGAATCGTATTGGCCGAGGACTCGGAACCGGACGTCTTGGCGATTGTTCGCCATGTCACCGGCCGATGCGTTGACGTTGTCCAAACGTAGGGCTGCGTTCAACTCCGAAATGGTGATCCCGCGCCGGGCCAGCGTGGTCGGATTAAAGCGAATTTGAACTTGGTGTTCGCGGCCGCCTTTCAAGTCAATCTCGGCGACGCCTTCGATTCGTTCCAGACTGGGTTTCAGAAACCGGTCGGCATAATCGTAGAACGTCGCGACTTCAAAGTCAGGGTCTTCGGCTTGCAGTAACAGGTAGGCGATCGCGTCGTCGCCGGCGGTGTCGGCAACATCGATGATAGGACGGTCGACGTCTTCGGGATACTCGGGAACCTCGTCGATTTTGTTGGAGACTTCTTGCAGGATTCGTTCGGGCGACGAACCGACGTTGAACTCGAGCGTCGTCATGGCGGTTCCCAGGCTAGCGACGGACGTCATCTTCCATAAGCCTTGGACTGATTTGAGTTTCTCTTCTTGTTCGATAATGATCGACTTTTCAATTTCCTCGGGGCTGCGTCCTGACCATGTGGTCCGGATCGTGATGACAGGACGGTCGACGTCAGGCGTCAGTTGCACCGGAATTTGAGCGAACGCGATGATGCCAAATAGCAAAACCAAGATCACGCCGACGGCGGCTTTGACTGGGTTTTCGATGGCGAACTTGATGGGGTCCATGATTGGCAATGTGTCTTGATGTCGTCTAGAAAGTGTTTCGTCCGCCGCGTGTGTTCGTGATTGTTGGGCTACTGATCACGGTCGCTCTTTTGTTGGCCGGTTCGGTAAGTTCCGGGGACAGCGGCGAGTTCGGATGTGTCAAGATCCACTTTGACGCGCGAACCCGGGACGAGTCGTTCCAGGCCTTCCGTCACGACTTGCACGCCCGGTTCCAGTCGCGGGCGATCGACTTTTCGAACAGCGGCGATCGCGTAGGAATCGCGAGTGTGCGAAACCACGCGAACCGGGATTGGATGGGCTGTCCAGTTTGGTGCCGCGATTGGTTTTGCGTTTGATGCGGCGACCGCATCGGCCGGGGCGGCGTCTTTTTGCTGCAGAATCCAGATGGTGGATTCGTCTGGCTTTCGCAGTACCGCGTCGCGAGGCACCAGCAATTCGGTGGACTCCCGTTTGATGGGGACAAACGCGCTGACACCCATGCCGGGCAAGAGAGTGCCGTCTTGGTCGTCCATCGCAATTCGAACAGGAAACGTTCGACTGCCCACAGAGCCTTGAGAGTTGATCGATGCGACTTCGCCTTTCAATTCGATGCCCAGGCTGTCGATCAACAAGTCCAGCGAGTCGCCCACGCGGACGAGGGCCAGCGATTCTTCGGGCACCATAATGCGGGCATCGATCCGCCCGTTAGAAACGATCTCAACAATCGGACTGCCAATGGTCAGGTACTCACCGACCTCGGCAAGCTTGGCGACAACGCTGCCATTAAACGGCGCGAAGATGTCTAGCCGCGAGTCGCGTTCATGGGCTTCGCGAAGCATCACTTTGTGCTGTTCCAGGGCCGCTTCGAGCCCTTCAATGAGCGATCGTTTTTGCTCGGCTTCGCTAAGTGAAACCGCGTTGTGTTTAAGCATGTCTTCGTAGCGACGCAAATCGGTTCGCTCGAATTCCAACGTCGCCTTTTGTTCGGCGATCTGGGTGGCGATTTTGTCTTCTTCCAGCTTGGTCCACGTGTCGTCCACGCGAGCAAGGCGGGTTTTGCCGGCGATCACGTTGCTGCCTTCATCGACAGGTAGCTCGACGATCTTGCCGGCGACTTCCGTTGCGATGGTGG
The nucleotide sequence above comes from Neorhodopirellula lusitana. Encoded proteins:
- a CDS encoding efflux RND transporter periplasmic adaptor subunit codes for the protein MSQKFLITVLSVSTTTFLLGGLASYWVGRQLSPPVASQETTAAPAAKRGGPQAQLVRVGSIHRETITPVRTLVGDLIAVRRATIATEVAGKIVELPVDEGSNVIAGKTRLARVDDTWTKLEEDKIATQIAEQKATLEFERTDLRRYEDMLKHNAVSLSEAEQKRSLIEGLEAALEQHKVMLREAHERDSRLDIFAPFNGSVVAKLAEVGEYLTIGSPIVEIVSNGRIDARIMVPEESLALVRVGDSLDLLIDSLGIELKGEVASINSQGSVGSRTFPVRIAMDDQDGTLLPGMGVSAFVPIKRESTELLVPRDAVLRKPDESTIWILQQKDAAPADAVAASNAKPIAAPNWTAHPIPVRVVSHTRDSYAIAAVRKVDRPRLEPGVQVVTEGLERLVPGSRVKVDLDTSELAAVPGTYRTGQQKSDRDQ